TGCCGCGCTGGATCTGCCGGAAGTGCACGGTGTGGTCCTCGGTCGCCGCGTACAGCGACACCGGTACGGACACCAGGCCGAAGCTCAGGATCCCGCTCCAAATCGGTCGGGCCATCACTGGCCTCCTCTCGAACGACCGCCCGGGCGCGCCGCGCGCTGCCGAGGTCCTGCATCCATGGGACCACTTTCGACGTGGTCGGCGCACGTGTCCGTCCGGGCTGGTCCGTCGGTGGCCGCGCCCTTGCGGGCGCCCGGCCGGGTCAGTCGCCGCGCAGCCGGACGAAACGGGCCCGCAGCACCCGTCCGGTGTCGATCCGGACCTCGGCCCGCAGCGGCCCGGCCAGCGGGTGCACCGGGCCGTGCTCGGGGTCGGTGCGCGGCTCGCCGAGCAGGCCGGCGGCCGCCTCGGCCACCCGGCGGGCCTGGACGGGGGTGAGCTGCGGGGAGCTGAGCACCTCGCGGCCGTCCGCCAACCGCAGCAGCAGGGCGCGCGGCCGGGTGGCGGTCCCGGTGAGGGCGGTGACGGTGGCGTCGGTGGTGTCGTGCGGGCGGTACTTCACCCAGACCCGGCCGGCGCCCTTCGCCCGGTACGGGGAGGCCGCGCTCTTGCAGACCAGACCCTCGACGCCGGTCGCGGCGAGCCGCTCGACCCAGCTGAGCGCCTCGGCGCGGTCGGTGGTGGCCATCACCTGCTGGATCGGTGGCGGCACCCCGGCCAGCACCTCGGCGAGCAGGCGGCGCCGGTCGGCGAGCGGCAGCCCGCGGACGTCCTGCCCGCCGGGCAGCGCCAGCACGTCGAAGGCGATCAGGCCGAGCACCACCGCGTCCGCCTCGCGGGCGGCGCGGGTGCGCAGCAGTTCCTCGAAGGCGAAGCGCCCGTCCCGCCAGGCGACCAGTTCGGCGTCCAGGACCAGGCCGGCGGGCAGCCGGGCGACGGCCAGCGCGATCGTGGGGAAGTCGGCGGAGAGGTCGCGCCCGGAGCGGGACTGCAGGTAGGGCGCCTGCTCCCCGCGGGCGAAGGCCAGGCAGCGGAAGCCGTCCAGTTTCAGCTCGTGGACGATGCCGGAGCCGCCGAGGCCGTCCGGCCCCGGCACCTCGTCGACGGCGGCCGGGCGCATCACCTCCAACGGTGGTTGCAGCGGCCGCACCGCGGCGGAGACCTCCACGACCGGCGCCACGGCCAGCGCCACGACCGGCGCCTTGCCAGGACGGGCCGCGGGCGCCGCCCGCCCCGGCGTGGCGGCCTCGGGCAGCGGGCGGGCCCGGGACGGGAGCAGCAGCGGGGCGAGCAGGTCGCCGTCGGCCCGCAGCCGGCCGGGGACGTCGGCGATGGTGAACTCCAGGTCCTCGGCGGACCGGGCCCGGTCGAGTTCGTCCCAGCTGATCGGGGTGGAGACGGTGGGGCGGGCCCGGGCCCGGACGGTGTAGGGCGCGGCCGTGGTCTTCTTCGCGGCGTTCTGGGACCAGTCGACCAGGACCCGGCCGACCCGGCGGGCCTTCGCCATGGTGTGCACGACCAGATCCGGGTGGAGCCGCTCCAGCTCCGCGGCGACGGCCTTGGCGTACCCGGAGACCTCGTCCCCCGGGGTGGGGGTGATCGGCACCAGCAGGTGCAGGCCCTTGGAGCCGGAGGTCTTGACCCAGCTGGTCAGACCGTCGGCGGCGAGCCGCTCGCGCAGCAGCCGGGCGACCGCCCGGCAGGTCAGGATGTCGGCGCCCTCGCCCGGGTCGAGGTCCAGCACCAGCCGGTCGGCCACCGCCGGCTCGGCGCCGTGCCACTGCGGCACGTGGAACTCGACGCAGCCGAGGTTGGCCGCCCAGACCAGCGTGGCGCCGTCCTCCACCACCACCTGGCGGAGCCCGCCGGCGGTGCTCGGCACGGCGACGGTGCGCACCCACCCCGGGGTGCCGGCCGGCGGGCTCTTGGCGAAGAACCGCTCGCCCTCCACACCCTCGGGGCAGCGCAGGAAGGACAGCGGCCGGTCGCGCAGGTGGGGCAGCAGCGCCGACTGCACGGTGGCGTAGTAGGTGATCACCTCGCCCTTGAGGGTCCCGGTCTGCGGGAAGTACACCTTGTCGAGGTGGGACAGGCTGAGCCTGCGCCCCTCCACCACCGTCATCGGCACCGCCGCCACCTCCCGCGCGCCGGCCGCGCGCCGCGGCTGCGGCCGCTCCGACCGGGGGTGCGGCCGCTCCGACCGGGGGTGCGGCCGTTCAGTGGGTGCGGTCCTGGAGGTCGGCCATCGCGACCGCCCAGCGGATGTACTTGTTGCGGCCGAGGTCACCGACGGTCTTGATGCGCAGCGCGCCGAGCGCCTCGCCGTGGGCGTCGGTGAGGCCGGCCAGGGCGGCGACCGGCGCGTCGAGCACCTCCGGCAGGGTCAGGTTCTCGTACTTCTTGTCCAGCACCTTGTCGAGGTCGGCGGTGACGGTCATGACGGGGCTCCTCGGGGGACGGGGATGATGCCCCCAGGCTCCGGCCGGGCCGGGCCGGCTGCCATCCCCGTCGGCCGATCGGGCGATGCCCGGCCCTGGCTGCTACCCGCCGGCCGGCCTGCCCCAGCGGACGTTCCACCGGCCGGACCGTCCGGTCAGCTCGGTGACCGACAGCGGCTGCACGTCGAGCCGCCAGAAGGCCGGCCCGGGTACCCCCAGGGCGTGCAGCGCGGCGGCGCGGACGACGTCCGGCTCGACCACGGCGGTCACCGGGCCGCGTTCCGCGCCGGACGGCGCGTCGGCGGGCAGCGCGTCCAGCCAGCCGGCGACCCGGGCGAACAGGTCGAGCAGGCTCTCGCCACCGTGCGGGGCGGCCGCCGGGTCGCCCAGCCAGCGGGCCACCGCCTCGCCCTCGGCCGCCGCCACCTCGGCGAGGGTCAGGCCGGTCCAACGGCCCATCGCGCACCCGGCGAGGGCCGGCGCCGGCTCGGCCCGCAGTCCGAGCGCGGTGGCGGTGGCGGCGCAGCGCGGCGACGGGGAGGCGTACGACCGGCCGCCGGCCGGCAGGGCCCCGGCGGCCTGCTCGGCCTGCCGGAGTCCGGCCGGCTCCAGCGGCCCGCCGTCGTCGAAGCGGGCCTCCCGCAGTGCGGTGCTCATCGCCGCTGAGACCAAGGTCACGCGGACGGTCATCGCTCGCTCCATCCTGTCCAACTCCTCTGCTGCCGGGGTGAATCACTCCGTGCACCGGGCGCCCGGCGGGGGCGCCCGCGCGGTACTGCCCCAAGAGCGCCGCCCCGCGCCCTTGGCGGACCCGACCGCAGACGGTACCTTCAAGCCCGATACGACGACGGTATGACGGAAGTCCGGTGAGAATCCGGCACGGTCGCGCCACTGTAAGCCCGCAGCACCGGCCCGTACGGGCCGATCTGCCGGGGAGTCAGACCCGATGCCGTCGTTTCTGCACCATCTAGCGGGACGCGAGTTCCCGAGGAGGTTCCAGTCATGGCACAGTCCGCCGCCCCCGCCGCCGTACCGGCCGCACCACTGACCCTGCCGCTCAAGGCGATCGCCCCCTGGGCGGTGTTCTTCGGCATCCTGATGCTGGCCCTGATCTACTTCGTCGGCGCCGAGCAGGGCGCCACGTCCCTCATCTCCGGCGAGAGCGTGCACGAATGGGTGCACGACGGCCGCCACCTGCTCGGTTTCCCCTGCCACTGAAATCCCGGGGGAACCGCTCCATGAACTCCACAGCTGTCAGATCCCTGCTCGTCCGCGGCATGCTCGCGGGTCTCGCCGCAGGGGTGCTCGCCCTGATCGTCGCCTACCTGATGGGTGAGCCGCACATCGACGCGGCGATCGCCTTCGAGGAGGCGCACGCCCACGAGCACGGCGAGGTCGAACTCGTCAGCCGGGCCATGCAGTCGACCGCGGGTCTCGCCACCGGCGTTCTCGTGTACGGCATTTCGCTGGGCGGTTTCGGCGCGCTCGCGTTCTGCTTCGCGCTGGGCCGGGTCGGCCGGTTCGGCGCGCGCGCCACCGCCGCGCTGCTCTCCGGCGCGGCGCTGCTCGCGGTCTACGTCGTCCCGTTCCTCAAGTACCCGGCCAACCCGCCGTCGGTGGGCGACCCGGAGACGATCGGCAAGCGCACCACGCTGTACTTCCTGATGATGGCGCTCAGCATCCTGCTGGCGGTCGCCGCGGTGATCGTCGGCAAGCGGCTGGCGCCGCGTCTGGGCACCTGGTACGCGACGGTGGTCACGGCGGCCGGCTTCGCCCTGGCCGTCGGCCTCGCCTACGTGTTCCTGCCCGCGATCAACGAGGTGCCGGAGGACTTCCCGGCCACGCTGCTCTGGCAGTTCCGGCTCTCGGCCCTCGCCATCCAGGCCACCCTCTGGGTGTCCTTCGGCCTGCTCTTCGGCCACCTGGCCGAGCGGGTCCTCAACCCGAAGCCGGTGACCGCCGCCGAGCGGAGCACCGCGCCGGAGGTCACCGCCCAGGCGGTCTGACCCCCGAAACCCGGCACGGGACGGGGCCGGTGGAGGCGACAGTCGTCGCCGCCACCGGCCCCGTCCGGCTTCTCCGGACGCCGCTCAGGCGAGGGTGAGGAACAGCTTCTCCAGCTCGGCCTCGGACATCGGCGGGGTGTCGCCGTCGGCGGTCGCCAGGCACTGGCGCATCCCGCTGGCCACGATCTTGAATCCGGCCCGGTCCAGGGCCCGTGAGACGGCCGCGAGTTGGGTGACCACGTCCTTGCAGTCGCGCCCGGCCTCGATCATGGCGATCACACCGTTCAGCTGCCCCTGGGCCCGGCGCAGGCGGTTCAGGACGGCGCCGGTGGCTTCCTCGTCGACGGTCACGGACGTCTCCTCCTCGCGATGGTGGCTCCATTGTACCCCCTGGGGTATCCGCAGGAGCGAATAGCGGCCGCCGCGGCCAGGGCGCCGCTCACTCGTGCGAGAAGCGGATGTCCGGCAGCACCCGGCGCAGCCAGGCCGGCGACCACCAGGCGGCCCGGCCGGTCAGCCGCAGCAGGACCGGCAGCAGGACCAGTCGCACCAGCGCCGCGTCCAGCAGCACCGCGAGGCCGAGGACGATGCCCATCTCCTTGGGCGGCAGCGGGCCGGAGAGCGCGAAGGTGAAGAACACCGCCACCATCACGGCGGCCGCGGCGAAGTTCACCCGCCCGGAGTGGGCCAGCGCCCCCACCACGGCCCGCCGCGGGTCCCGCCTCCGCTCGTGGTGCTCCTTGGCGGAGGAGAGCAGGAAGACGGTGTAGTCCATCGCGATCGCGAAGATCATGGCGAAGTAGAACACCGGCGCCCAGCCGTCCAGGAACCCCTGCGGCTCGAATCCGAGCAGTCCCGCGCCGTGGCCGTCCTGGAACACCAGTCGCGCGGCACCGAAGGCGGCGGCGGTGGCCAGCAGGTTGGTGACCGTCCCGAGCAGGGCGACCAGCGGCGCCTGGAGGGCCAGCAGCAGCAGGACGAATCCCATCGCCAGTACCACGCCGATCACCAGCGGGGTCTTCCCGTCCAGCATGCTCTGCAGGTCGAGATTCTCCACCGCCGCGCCGCCGACGAGTGCCTGCTCCGGCAGTCGCTCGCGCAGCTGCTCGACGGTGGCCGCCAGGCCCGGGTCCGACGGGTCGACCGTCGCAACGGCCTGCAGCATCGTCAACCCTGAGCCGTCTGCGGCATGCTGAGCGGGTATCACCGCAGCGATCGAGGGCGATTCGCGCAGCAGGGCGGCGGCGTCGGCCTGCCCCGCGGGCGTCACGATCTGCAGGGCGCCGGGCGCGCCGGGGCCGAAGGCCCGCTGTACGGCGGCATACCCGGTACGGGCCGAGGAGTCCTCGGGAACGACGGTGATGGAGGGCATCGCGGTGCGCAGCCCGACCACGGGCGCGGCCGGGGCGAGCAGCACCAGCAGCGCCGGGACGCCGTACCGCAGCGGGTGCGCCCACAGGCGCTCGCCCCAGGCGGCGAACCGGGCCGAGCCCTCGCTCCGCCCGGCACCCCGGCGGGAGCGGTGCAGCGCACCGGCGTTCACCCGGCGCCCGAGCCGGCCGAGCACGGCGGGCAGCAGGGTGAGCGTGGCGGCGAGCACGAAGGCGACCGCCAGCATGATGCCGAGCGCCATCGAGCGGAACGCCGGTGCGGGCAGCAGCAGGACGGCGGAGAGGCTGACCAGCACGGTGGCCCCGGACAGCGGGCCGTCGGGCTGCTGCTGCCCTGCAACGTGGTGGTCCGCCGCGACGGCGACGAAGTCCTCGTCCAGGCCCTCGACCCGAACACCATGGTCGCGTTCACCGGGCTGCCCGACCTGGAGCCGGTCGCGGCCGAGGCGACGGCGCGACTCGACGCCGCCCTCGCGTCGGTCGCCGGCCCGGGCGCAGCTGGCCCGGGCCAGAAGTGATCCCAGGCTGAGAAGTCATCTCGTTCAGGCGGTCGAGCAGGCCGGCGCAGGCCCGGCCCCGGGCCGCACCTCCCCCGGGGCGACCCGCCGGCCCCGCCCGAGGGCGACTCAGTGCCCCGGCAGGTCGTCCGGACGGACGGCGATGTGGTCGGCGCCCAGATCGACCGCCACCCGGTGCTCCATACCGAGCGCCTCCAGGAACTTCGCCGGCAGCTGCACCCGCCCGGTGCGGTCCAGCATCACGTACTCGCGCTCGCTCATCGACTCCTCGCCGTGCTCGTCGGTGACGGTGCGGCGCAGCACCTCGCTGCTGGTCCGCCCGTCGCGCACGGCGACCGTACGACGCACCTCGCCCGCCACCAGCGGGTCGTGGGTGACGATCACCACCGTGGCGCCGAGCTCGCGGTTGACCGTCCGGAAGGCCTCGAACACGCCCGCGCCGGTCTCCGAGTCGAGTTCCCCGGTGGGCTCGTCGGCGAGCAGCACCGCCGGGTCGTTGGCCATCGCCACCGCGATCGCGGCCCGCTGCTGCTGGCCGCCGGACAGCTCCGCGGGGCGGCGGGCGGCCAGCTCGCCGATGCCCAGCGCCTCCAGCAGCTCGCCCACCCGGGCGGCGCGCGCCGCGGTACGGGCGCGACCGCCCCGCTCGCCGCGCAACTGCATCGGCAGTGCGATGTTCTGAGCGATCGTCAGGAAGGGCAGCAGGTTGCGGGCGGTCTGCTGCCAGATGAAGCCGACCACGTCCCGGCGGTAGGTCAGCCGCTCCTTGGCGGACATGCCCAGCAGGTCCCGGCCGGCCACCGTGGCGGTGCCGGCGGTCGGGACGTCCAGGCCGGCCAGGATGTTGAGCAGGGTGGACTTCCCGCTGCCGGAGGCGCCGACCAGGGCCATCAGGTCGCCCTGCTCGACCTGCAGGTCCAGCCCCTGCAGGGCCTGCACCTCGACACCGTCCGCGCTGAAGATCCGGACCAGCCGCTCGCAGACGATCGCCGCACCGGCGGCGTGCGCGCGCGGCGCCGCGGCCGCCAGCGCCTTCTGCCGCAACTCCTGCAGGGTGGGCGGGCGGTGGGCGGGCGCCTCCTCGACGGCCTGGCCGTGCGGCGCGCTGTTCATCGGCTGTCCCCTGCTCTCAACTCGGTGGTGATCTGTCGCCGCCCGGAGACCGCGGCCTCGGCCAGCACCCCGGCGGACACCAGCGCCGCCAGGCCCAGGGCCTGGGTCAGCACCGGCAGCACGGCCGGCCGCAGCCCGGCCGGTACCGCCGCGCCGACCAGCGAGGTCAGGTCGACGGCGGGCCCGAGCAGGGCCACGGCGGCGATCGCCAGCAGCATCCCGCCGGCCGCCGCCACCAGGGTCTGCGGCAGGGCCTCGGCCAGGATCAGTGACAGCCCCTGCCGCGGTCGCAGGCCCATGGTGCGCAACCTGGCCAGCAGTGCGGCCCGTTCGGGCGCCGCCCGGACGAGGGTGAGCAGCACCGCCAGCAGCGCGAAGCCCCCGGCACCGGCCACCGAGGCCTGGAAGAGCCGGCCGGCGGAGTGCTGCAGCGGGTCGGCGCCGAGCTTCGCCGTCATGGCGGCGCTGGTCAGCACCGTCGGGCCGGTCGCCGGTACCGGTCGCGAACCCGCGGCCGGTACCGGTGCCGGAGCCGCGGTCGTGTCCCGGACCAGGGCCCGCAGCCGCTCGTCCTCGATCGCGCCGAGCGCGTACCAGCGGTTGGGGCGGCCCACCGCGGGGACCTTCAGCGCCGTCGGGCCGGCCGGCAGCACGATCAGGGCCGTGGTCGCTTCCGGCCGGGCCGGTGTGCCGTCGACCACGCCGGCGACCGTGGCCAGGAACTCGGTCCCGCCCGCCAGCCGCAACGGGAAGGCCTCCCGGCCGAGCCGCCCGGCGAGGTCGGCGCTCACCAGCGCGGGCACCGGGGCGCCGGGCCCGGCGCCGGCCAGCAGCGCCGGGTCGAAGCGCCCGCGTCCGACCGTCCGGGCCAGCTCCGCGTACCCGGCCGGGTCGGCGACCACCACGGTGGCCTGGTCCCGGCCGGCGGCGGGGGGCAGCGCGATGTCGTCGTCCGTCCAGAGCGCGGTCGCGGTCCGTACGCCGGGCAGTTCGGCCGCCGCCCGGGTGAAGGCGTCCGAGAGGCTGCCCCGGGCGGGCGCGGTGACGGCGGCGTCGCCGCCGACCGCGAGCCGAGCCACCCGCAGCCGGGAATGGTCCACCGCGTCCAGCACGGTGGCGCCGAAGCCGGCCGTGGTCACGGCGAGCAGCAGGGCCAGCAGCGGCAGCACCGAGACGCCGCGGCGGGCCCCGGTGCCCCGGGCGGCGCGGGCCAGGCCCAGGAAACCGATCGCGCCGGGCCCGCGCCCGGCCGCCCGGGCCAGCGCGCCCACCAGCGCCGGCTGCAGCCGGGCCAGCAGCAGCGCTCCGGACAGGGCCAGCAGCAGGGGGGCGGCGACCAGCAGCGGGTCCAGGCCCTCGCCGGGCGGGGCGACACCCCGGCGGCGGACTTCCGACACGGCGGCCACCGTGGCGGCCAGCACGGCGAGTTCGGCGACCGCCCGGCGCCGTCCGCCGGCCTGCCGCGGGGCGGCGAGCAGCACGGCGGCCCGGACCGGCAGGGCCAGCAGGGCCAGCAGCGTGGTGGCGAGGGCCCCCAGCAGGGCGGCCGTCCAGCGCGGCGTGGGCAGCAGCACGAAGGCGAGCAGGGTGGCGACCGCCGCGGCGGGCAGCACGGTCACCGCGCCCTCGCCGAGCAGCCGGCCGAGGATTCCCGCGCGTGATCCGCCCCGGGCCCGGAGCAGGCGCAGCTCCCCGGCGCGGCGGTCGGCCGTGAGTCCGGCCGCCAGGCAGAGCACCACCAGGGCGACCCCGGCCACGCCGGCCGGGCCGACGGCGGTCAGCGGCGCGGCGGCGAACCGCCGGGTCAGCGCCCGGGCGAAGAGGTCGGGCAGGTCGGAGGCGACCCGAAGTTCGGATCGCCCGGTGGCGGTGGCCAGTTCGGCGGCGTCGGGGCCGGCC
The sequence above is a segment of the Kitasatospora sp. NBC_00240 genome. Coding sequences within it:
- a CDS encoding DNA ligase, whose translation is MRPAAVDEVPGPDGLGGSGIVHELKLDGFRCLAFARGEQAPYLQSRSGRDLSADFPTIALAVARLPAGLVLDAELVAWRDGRFAFEELLRTRAAREADAVVLGLIAFDVLALPGGQDVRGLPLADRRRLLAEVLAGVPPPIQQVMATTDRAEALSWVERLAATGVEGLVCKSAASPYRAKGAGRVWVKYRPHDTTDATVTALTGTATRPRALLLRLADGREVLSSPQLTPVQARRVAEAAAGLLGEPRTDPEHGPVHPLAGPLRAEVRIDTGRVLRARFVRLRGD
- a CDS encoding histidine phosphatase family protein; protein product: MTVRVTLVSAAMSTALREARFDDGGPLEPAGLRQAEQAAGALPAGGRSYASPSPRCAATATALGLRAEPAPALAGCAMGRWTGLTLAEVAAAEGEAVARWLGDPAAAPHGGESLLDLFARVAGWLDALPADAPSGAERGPVTAVVEPDVVRAAALHALGVPGPAFWRLDVQPLSVTELTGRSGRWNVRWGRPAGG
- a CDS encoding CbtB domain-containing protein; the protein is MAQSAAPAAVPAAPLTLPLKAIAPWAVFFGILMLALIYFVGAEQGATSLISGESVHEWVHDGRHLLGFPCH
- a CDS encoding CbtA family protein, producing MNSTAVRSLLVRGMLAGLAAGVLALIVAYLMGEPHIDAAIAFEEAHAHEHGEVELVSRAMQSTAGLATGVLVYGISLGGFGALAFCFALGRVGRFGARATAALLSGAALLAVYVVPFLKYPANPPSVGDPETIGKRTTLYFLMMALSILLAVAAVIVGKRLAPRLGTWYATVVTAAGFALAVGLAYVFLPAINEVPEDFPATLLWQFRLSALAIQATLWVSFGLLFGHLAERVLNPKPVTAAERSTAPEVTAQAV
- a CDS encoding metal-sensitive transcriptional regulator, coding for MTVDEEATGAVLNRLRRAQGQLNGVIAMIEAGRDCKDVVTQLAAVSRALDRAGFKIVASGMRQCLATADGDTPPMSEAELEKLFLTLA
- a CDS encoding MMPL family transporter, producing MLVSLSAVLLLPAPAFRSMALGIMLAVAFVLAATLTLLPAVLGRLGRRVNAGALHRSRRGAGRSEGSARFAAWGERLWAHPLRYGVPALLVLLAPAAPVVGLRTAMPSITVVPEDSSARTGYAAVQRAFGPGAPGALQIVTPAGQADAAALLRESPSIAAVIPAQHAADGSGLTMLQAVATVDPSDPGLAATVEQLRERLPEQALVGGAAVENLDLQSMLDGKTPLVIGVVLAMGFVLLLLALQAPLVALLGTVTNLLATAAAFGAARLVFQDGHGAGLLGFEPQGFLDGWAPVFYFAMIFAIAMDYTVFLLSSAKEHHERRRDPRRAVVGALAHSGRVNFAAAAVMVAVFFTFALSGPLPPKEMGIVLGLAVLLDAALVRLVLLPVLLRLTGRAAWWSPAWLRRVLPDIRFSHE
- a CDS encoding ABC transporter ATP-binding protein, which gives rise to MNSAPHGQAVEEAPAHRPPTLQELRQKALAAAAPRAHAAGAAIVCERLVRIFSADGVEVQALQGLDLQVEQGDLMALVGASGSGKSTLLNILAGLDVPTAGTATVAGRDLLGMSAKERLTYRRDVVGFIWQQTARNLLPFLTIAQNIALPMQLRGERGGRARTAARAARVGELLEALGIGELAARRPAELSGGQQQRAAIAVAMANDPAVLLADEPTGELDSETGAGVFEAFRTVNRELGATVVIVTHDPLVAGEVRRTVAVRDGRTSSEVLRRTVTDEHGEESMSEREYVMLDRTGRVQLPAKFLEALGMEHRVAVDLGADHIAVRPDDLPGH